In Planctomycetaceae bacterium, a single genomic region encodes these proteins:
- a CDS encoding metal-dependent hydrolase has protein sequence MTTQIRYIGHSTFEILTGSTTILIDPFFDENPSTDRTAADVAADVIIVTHGHFDHIADAASIARRTGATVVSNFEIIQWLQNQGVQNTHAMNIGGRHEFDFGTVLMTIAHHSSMLPDGSNGGNPAGFVLMLPDGNIYHAGDTGLFADMQLIGEENLEVAILPIGDNFTMGPADSLRAIGFLNPKVAIPCHFNTWPPIEQDSESWSASVRSRTAARPVVLQPGECHQL, from the coding sequence ATGACGACTCAGATCCGGTACATCGGTCATTCCACTTTCGAAATCCTGACCGGCAGCACGACGATTCTGATCGATCCATTCTTCGACGAAAACCCGTCGACCGACCGGACCGCCGCTGACGTCGCCGCTGACGTGATCATCGTGACACACGGACATTTCGACCATATCGCCGACGCCGCGTCGATCGCCCGACGAACCGGCGCGACGGTGGTTTCCAACTTCGAAATCATCCAGTGGCTGCAGAATCAGGGTGTGCAGAATACTCACGCGATGAACATCGGCGGCCGGCATGAATTCGACTTCGGCACCGTGCTGATGACGATCGCCCACCACAGTTCCATGCTGCCCGACGGCAGCAACGGCGGCAATCCGGCAGGGTTCGTTCTGATGCTGCCGGACGGCAACATCTATCATGCCGGTGATACCGGTTTGTTCGCCGATATGCAGTTGATCGGCGAAGAAAACCTGGAAGTCGCTATTCTCCCGATCGGAGACAACTTTACGATGGGGCCGGCCGACAGTCTGAGGGCGATCGGTTTCCTGAACCCGAAAGTGGCCATTCCCTGTCACTTCAATACATGGCCGCCGATCGAACAGGACAGCGAATCCTGGTCGGCTTCCGTCCGCAGCCGGACGGCGGCCAGACCGGTGGTGCTGCAACCCGGTGAATGTCACCAACTGTAA